In one Meiothermus sp. QL-1 genomic region, the following are encoded:
- a CDS encoding M3 family oligoendopeptidase, translating into MLTEELPTWDLEALFPGLDSEAFLGTWQEVSERIKDLQQFVEARLGEEASTSQATFWSLIERLNAFGERFWPLYAYLLLRVDSNSADERAQARLSELEQLYLGFQRLRPRITRWLARLEPDAVEAGEYRILLEEARVQAQHMMSEAEETLAAELSLSGGRAWVKLHGRLTSQITAYLDGEELPIAAVRNRATHPEEAVRRAAYEAELRAWKAHEIPLAAALNGYKGEVVTLNRRRGWPDDLAPALFENRIEPRTLEALQKVMVASFPHWRRYFAAKARALGKPRLDWWDLFAPVTRPGQWSFARAQRFVEEHLSGFSQAAAELARRAYAERWLDAPPRKGKVGGAYCMPVGQGKSRILLNYEPSFDSVATLAHELGHAYHNHCLRQVPYLLRQEPMTLAETASILNETVVVEAALRTLPPEEGLEVLEGSLQNAAQVIVDIHARFLFEQRVFARRRERELAPEEFCALMLEAQQATYGEALGSYHPYMWAVKGHYYGSNFYNFPYAFGLLFGLALYQQYREEGPGFVPRYESLLASTGMYPVEGLAARFGFDLGSENFWWKGMGVLLERIEQFERRVDTLM; encoded by the coding sequence ATGCTCACCGAGGAACTGCCCACCTGGGACCTGGAGGCCCTCTTTCCCGGTCTGGACTCCGAGGCCTTCCTGGGGACCTGGCAAGAGGTAAGCGAGCGGATAAAGGACCTGCAGCAGTTCGTGGAAGCCCGCCTAGGAGAGGAGGCGAGCACCAGCCAGGCCACCTTCTGGTCGCTCATCGAACGGCTCAATGCCTTCGGCGAGCGCTTCTGGCCGCTTTACGCCTACTTGCTTTTGCGGGTGGACAGCAACAGCGCCGACGAACGAGCCCAGGCCCGCCTTTCCGAGCTGGAGCAGCTTTACCTGGGCTTCCAGAGGCTGCGCCCCCGGATTACCCGCTGGCTGGCCCGGCTCGAGCCCGATGCGGTGGAGGCTGGCGAGTACCGAATTCTCCTGGAGGAGGCCAGGGTCCAGGCCCAGCACATGATGTCCGAGGCCGAGGAGACCCTGGCGGCCGAACTCTCGCTTTCTGGGGGGCGGGCCTGGGTCAAGCTGCATGGCCGCCTGACCAGCCAGATCACAGCCTACTTGGACGGAGAGGAGCTTCCCATTGCCGCGGTGCGCAACCGGGCCACCCACCCCGAGGAGGCGGTGCGGAGGGCCGCCTACGAGGCAGAGCTCAGGGCCTGGAAAGCCCACGAGATTCCCCTGGCCGCGGCCCTCAACGGCTACAAAGGGGAGGTGGTCACGCTCAACCGGCGGCGCGGCTGGCCCGACGATTTGGCCCCGGCCCTCTTCGAAAACCGCATCGAGCCCAGGACCCTGGAAGCCTTGCAGAAGGTGATGGTGGCGAGCTTTCCCCACTGGCGCCGCTACTTCGCCGCCAAGGCCCGGGCGCTGGGCAAACCCCGGCTCGACTGGTGGGACCTGTTCGCTCCGGTGACCCGCCCGGGCCAGTGGAGCTTTGCCCGGGCACAGCGCTTTGTGGAGGAACACCTCTCGGGCTTCTCCCAGGCCGCGGCCGAGCTGGCTCGGCGGGCCTACGCCGAGCGGTGGCTGGACGCCCCTCCACGCAAGGGGAAGGTAGGGGGGGCCTACTGCATGCCCGTGGGTCAGGGGAAGTCGCGCATTCTTCTAAACTACGAGCCCAGCTTCGACTCGGTGGCCACCCTGGCCCACGAACTGGGCCATGCCTACCACAACCACTGCCTGCGGCAGGTGCCCTACCTGCTGCGCCAGGAGCCCATGACCCTGGCCGAGACCGCCTCCATCCTGAACGAAACCGTGGTCGTGGAGGCCGCCCTCAGGACGCTGCCGCCGGAGGAGGGGCTGGAGGTGCTGGAGGGCAGTCTGCAGAACGCCGCGCAGGTAATCGTGGACATCCACGCCCGCTTCCTCTTCGAGCAGAGGGTTTTCGCCCGGCGACGGGAGCGCGAGCTGGCCCCGGAGGAGTTCTGCGCTTTGATGCTGGAGGCCCAGCAGGCCACCTACGGCGAGGCGCTGGGCAGCTACCACCCCTACATGTGGGCGGTGAAGGGCCACTACTACGGCTCCAACTTCTACAACTTCCCCTACGCTTTCGGCCTTCTCTTTGGCCTGGCCCTCTACCAGCAGTACCGGGAGGAAGGCCCAGGCTTCGTACCCCGCTACGAGTCGTTGCTGGCCTCGACGGGCATGTACCCCGTCGAGGGACTGGCGGCCCGCTTTGGCTTTGACCTGGGCTCTGAAAACTTCTGGTGGAAGGGCATGGGGGTTCTGCTCGAACGAATCGAGCAGTTTGAGCGGCGGGTGGATACACTAATGTAA
- a CDS encoding ABC transporter permease produces MYALAQALRSLRQHPTSTLATFFTALVSFSLLFLLGLLLWNLERVVDSLERELEVAAFLKPGAPAEALLNQIRAWPEVSEVRLQTKEEALALLQLDYPYLAQAREFIQNPLPDTLRIQLADPQQVREVGRRVARLEGVEGVEYGGALTEQLVRVLFGLRVAVNVLIGLLLLNTLFSVMGTIRLSIENRREELRVMQLVGATRGFIQGPFVAEGAMLTLGAGLVALGLGAFAYRFLAQSLQNLLPFVPVLGREDLVQAGLALLLLALLLGTLGAYLASRAHLRESDL; encoded by the coding sequence GTGTACGCCCTCGCCCAGGCGCTGCGGTCGCTGCGGCAGCACCCCACCAGCACCCTGGCCACCTTCTTTACTGCTCTGGTCTCCTTCTCGCTGCTGTTTTTGCTGGGGCTCTTGCTTTGGAACCTGGAGCGGGTGGTGGACTCCCTCGAGCGCGAGCTGGAGGTGGCGGCTTTCCTCAAACCCGGGGCCCCGGCAGAGGCCCTGCTCAACCAGATCAGAGCCTGGCCCGAGGTAAGCGAGGTGCGCTTGCAGACCAAAGAGGAGGCCCTAGCCCTCTTGCAGCTCGACTACCCCTATTTGGCCCAGGCTCGGGAGTTCATCCAAAACCCCCTGCCCGACACCCTGCGCATCCAGCTTGCCGATCCCCAGCAGGTCCGGGAGGTGGGGCGGCGGGTGGCCCGGCTGGAAGGGGTGGAGGGGGTGGAGTACGGCGGGGCGCTTACCGAGCAGCTCGTGCGGGTACTCTTTGGCCTGCGGGTGGCGGTCAATGTCCTGATTGGCCTGCTGTTGCTGAATACCCTGTTCAGCGTGATGGGCACCATCCGGCTTTCCATCGAGAACCGGCGGGAGGAGCTCAGGGTGATGCAGCTCGTGGGGGCCACGCGGGGGTTCATCCAGGGGCCTTTTGTGGCCGAGGGGGCCATGCTCACGCTTGGGGCCGGGCTGGTGGCCCTGGGGCTCGGGGCCTTCGCCTACCGCTTCTTGGCCCAGTCCCTCCAAAACCTCCTGCCCTTTGTACCGGTGCTAGGGCGGGAGGACCTGGTTCAAGCTGGGCTGGCCCTGCTGCTGTTGGCCCTTTTGCTGGGCACCCTGGGGGCCTATCTGGCGAGCCGGGCCCATCTGCGGGAGAGCGATCTATGA
- a CDS encoding murein hydrolase activator EnvC yields the protein MRWGWVGLLVALTLASAQSLEELRQQAQENQRLQQLQRQRIEALNRELAQLDAATAARLAELRRLEAEITRLERERAELTRQIGLLEEQKRQTEARIRALQKELDELRGRLSALVESLHRERAGRYLPLLRAQSFVDLAVRSRWVGVLGQHQTDLMDRIRTTVRRLDEERVRLGLLVEALTERRAERQARIAALAQNRQAVELTLASLRQQRAGRQAILRETLEAQARLQAELRVLQSRIAAELRRIAEERRREEERRRREALAAQRAREEARRVQAAAPPREVIGSLQFPVRGGRIAEAYGYQGNDWQTLQGPGPSSPIVAAAEGVVIDSLFIANLGYTLTIRHSDRIATQYVNVQEPQVAVGQRVAQGQLLGYTGGGVLIPSDQMWFRVIFIDENGNFRYVDPSRYY from the coding sequence ATGAGGTGGGGATGGGTTGGCCTTCTGGTGGCGCTGACGCTGGCTTCGGCCCAGAGCCTAGAGGAGTTGAGGCAACAAGCCCAGGAGAACCAGCGCTTGCAGCAGCTTCAGCGGCAGCGCATCGAGGCCCTCAACCGGGAGCTGGCCCAACTGGACGCGGCCACGGCGGCCCGCCTGGCCGAGCTTAGGCGTTTGGAGGCCGAGATCACCCGCCTGGAGCGGGAGCGGGCCGAGCTCACCCGGCAGATAGGGCTTTTGGAGGAGCAGAAGCGCCAGACCGAGGCCCGCATCCGGGCTTTGCAGAAGGAGCTCGACGAGCTGCGGGGCCGGCTTTCGGCCCTGGTGGAAAGCCTGCACCGCGAACGGGCCGGGCGCTATTTGCCGCTCCTGAGGGCCCAGTCCTTCGTGGACCTCGCGGTGCGAAGCCGTTGGGTGGGGGTGCTGGGCCAGCACCAGACCGACCTGATGGACCGCATCCGTACCACCGTGCGGCGCCTGGATGAGGAGCGGGTGCGGCTTGGCCTGCTGGTGGAGGCCCTCACCGAGCGCCGGGCCGAGCGCCAGGCGCGCATCGCGGCCCTGGCCCAGAACCGCCAGGCAGTGGAGCTTACCCTGGCCAGCCTGCGCCAGCAGCGGGCCGGGCGGCAGGCCATCCTGCGCGAGACCCTGGAGGCCCAGGCCCGGCTCCAGGCCGAGCTTCGGGTGCTGCAGAGCCGAATTGCCGCCGAGCTGCGCCGGATTGCCGAGGAACGCCGGCGAGAGGAGGAGCGGCGGCGCCGCGAGGCGCTTGCTGCCCAGCGTGCGCGGGAGGAAGCCCGTCGGGTCCAGGCAGCAGCCCCGCCGAGGGAGGTCATCGGCAGCCTACAGTTCCCGGTGCGGGGGGGGCGCATCGCTGAGGCCTACGGTTATCAGGGCAACGACTGGCAGACCCTGCAGGGCCCTGGGCCCTCGAGCCCCATCGTGGCCGCGGCCGAGGGGGTGGTGATCGACAGCCTGTTCATCGCCAACCTGGGCTACACCCTCACCATCCGCCACTCCGACCGGATTGCCACCCAGTACGTGAACGTGCAGGAGCCCCAGGTGGCGGTGGGGCAGCGGGTGGCCCAGGGGCAGCTTCTCGGCTACACCGGTGGGGGGGTGCTGATCCCCAGCGACCAGATGTGGTTCCGCGTCATTTTCATAGACGAGAACGGCAACTTCCGCTACGTAGACCCCTCGCGCTACTACTGA